Proteins encoded within one genomic window of Ovis aries strain OAR_USU_Benz2616 breed Rambouillet chromosome 1, ARS-UI_Ramb_v3.0, whole genome shotgun sequence:
- the LOC101106489 gene encoding olfactory receptor 5H2-like, translating to MERKNATQLTEFVLTGLTYQPEWQIPLFVLFLVIYIFTIMGNLGLIAVIWNDPHLHTPMYFFLGSLACVDTWLSCTVVPKMLVNIFTKNKRISLSECIVQFFSFGVSGTTECFLLATMSYDRYVAICNPLLYPAIMTNRLCMRMLISSLTGGLLHTLLHACFLFRLTFCNSNIIHQFYCDIMPLFKISCTDPSVNVLMIFIFSGSIQVFTILIILVSYTLVLFTILRKKSAQGIRKAFSTCGAHLLSVSLYYGSLLFMYVRPGSTRADDRDMMDSLFYTVIIPFLNPIIYSLRNKKVKNSLTKMLKRNI from the coding sequence atggaaagaaaaaatgcaACACAGCTGACAGAGTTTGTTCTCACAGGACTTACATATCAACCAGAATGGCAAATCCCTCTGTTCGTGCTCTTCTTGGTTATATATATCTTCACTATCAtggggaacctgggtttgattgctgtCATCTGGAATGACCCTCACcttcacacccccatgtacttcttccttgGGAGTTTAGCCTGTGTGGATACTTGGTTATCCTGCACAGTGGTCCCCAAGATGCTGGTCAACATCTTCACCAAGAACAAGAGGATCTCTCTCTCTGAATGCATAGTGCAATTCTTTTCCTTTGGAGTCAGTGGAACCACAGAATGTTTTCTGCTGGCAACAATGTCATATGATCGTTATGTAGCCATATGCAATCCATTACTTTATCCAGCGATTATGACTAACAGACTATGCATGCGAATGTTAATTTCATCCCTTACAGGTGGCCTTCTTCACACCTTACTTCATGCATGTTTTTTATTCAGATTAACCTTTTGTAATTCTAACATAATACATCAATTTTATTGTGACATCATGCCGTTGTTTAAAATTTCTTGTACTGATCCTTCTGTCAATGTTCtgatgatatttattttctctggttCAATTCAAGTGTTCACCATCCTTATTATTCTTGTCTCTTATACACTAGTTCTCTTTACGATTTTAAGGAAGAAGTCTGCACAAGGCATAAGGAAAGCGTTCTCCACCTGTGGTGCCCACCTCCTATCTGTCTCCTTATACTATGGGAGTCTTCTTTTCATGTATGTGCGCCCTGGATCCACACGAGCAGATGATCGAGATATGATGGACTCTCTATTTTACACTGTCATAATTCCTTTCTTAAACCCAATTATCTACAGcctgagaaataagaaagtcaaAAATTCACTGACAAAAATGttaaagagaaatatttag
- the LOC101106740 gene encoding olfactory receptor 5H8-like translates to METKNITGLTEFILTGLTHQPEWQVPLFLLFLMIYLITIVGNLGLIALICNDPHLHIPMYLFLGNLAFVDTWLSSTVTPKMLLNFFAMSKMISLSECKIQLFSFANCVTTECFLLATMAFDRYVAICKPLLYPVIMTNRLCIWLLVLSFLGGLVHAIIHNAFLLRLTFCNSIIVHHFYYDIIPLFKISCTDPSINFLMLFIFAGSIQAFTISIVLVSYTLVLFTILKKKSLQGIRKAFSTCGAHLLSISLYCGPLLFMYVLPGSAQENDQNMMDSLFYTVIIPFLNPIIYSLRNKKVIDSLTKMLKRNI, encoded by the coding sequence atggaaacaaaaaaCATAACAGGGCTGACAGAGTTCATTCTCACAGGACTTACACATCAACCAGAGTGGCAGGTCCCCCTGTTCCTTCTGTTCTTGATGATATACCTCATCACCATTGTGGGAAACCTTGGTCTAATTGCACTCATCTGCAATGACCCTCACCTTCACATCCCCATGTACTTATTCCTTGGGAATCTGGCCTTTGTGGATACTTGGTTATCCTCCACAGTGACCCCCAAAATGCTGCTCAACTTCTTTGCCATGAGCAAAATGATCTCTCTTTCTGAATGTAAGATACaacttttttcctttgcaaattGCGTAACCACAGAATGTTTTCTGCTGGCAACAATGGCATTTGATCGCTATGTGGCCATATGCAAACCATTACTTTATCCAGTGATCATGACCAATAGACTATGTATCTGGCTGTTAGTTTTGTCATTTTTAGGTGGCCTCGTCCATGCCATAATTCATAATGCTTTTTTACTCAGATTAACCTTCTGCAATTCCATCATAGTACATCACTTTTATTATGACATTATACCATTGTTTAAGATTTCCTGTACTGACCCTTCAATTAATTTTCTTATGCTGTTCATTTTTGCTGGATCAATACAGGCattcaccatttccattgttcttGTCTCTTATACACTTGTTCTCTttacaatcttaaaaaagaagtcTCTACAAGGAATAAGGAAGGCCTTCTCCACTTGTGGAGCCCATCTCCTGTCTATCTCTTTATACTGTGGGCCTCTTCTCTTCATGTATGTGCTCCCTGGATCTGCACAAGAAAATGATCAGAATATGATGGACTCTCTGTTTTACACTGTCATAATTCCTTTCTTAAATCCAATAATTTACAGcctgagaaataagaaagtcatAGACTCACTGACAAAAATGttaaagagaaatatttag